The window TTTCTTGGGTAGATACATAGGTTAGGTTATGGGAAATATTAAGTTGATCTAGTTGATTTATGAGCTGATCTTTATTACCCCAGGTTTCACCAACAATGTTGAGATGAATTCTGTCACGATCTACTTGAGAGAGCTTAGAGTAAGCTTCAATAAGAATATCTACCCCTTTGTAGGGGCGAATAAATCCGATAAAAAGTAACTCTAATTTCTTGTTAATAACTTTTTTGTTGGTTGGTTTTGGTAAGCCAGTAGGTGAAGGTAAACTTCTTGTTATGATTGGTTTATTGAATTTACCAATAACTTTTGTCAAATGTTGTGCATCTATTGAGCTATGTACAAGGTAGCCATCAGCCACCTTGAGTAGTCTTTCAGAAGTAATTCTTAGTACCTTATCGGGTATTTTCTGGCCAAGGATAGTAACATCATGGTCGTAGAGATTGTGGCAGATGAATACTACTGGAATGCCAGATTTCTGTAACTTCTTTGATATATACCAAAAAGCAGGTTGCCAAAATAGAGTCCACCAATTGATTAATACAGCATCTGGATTTTGGTTCTTGATCATAATGATTGTTCTTTGCCAAGATAGTGGGTTATTGGAGTCTAGGGTATAGTAAATATCTTTAGAGATCTTTTTGATTTCCTGGTAGTCTGTATTTCCAGGATATAAAAATTTCGGGTATTGTTTCTTGAAAGAGAATAGATCAATTTTCGCTAGTTTTTTTAAACTATCTGCTAGGTCAGTATTATATTGGACTATCCCACCACGATAAGGTGTAGTGGGACCAATGATTGATAATTTGAGACTGGGTTGATGGCTGTTGATTTGCATATTAGCTAGTTATTGGTGTTTTTTTGATTTATTAAATCTGATTAGATAATTAATTTTATTGTAATGTTTTGCAACAAGAATCAAGACAAAGATCATAAAAAGAAAAATCACATAATATGCTCGATCAATAATACTGGCTGCAATGATATCTTGAGTAGCTATTCCGTGTAATCTTTGGCTTAATACTAAAAAAGATTCTCGAAAACCGATTGCCCCTGGAGTCAGAGATACAAAGAGTGCCAGATTTGCTGCTCCTGTATAGATTAGAGATTGCTTATAATTAATTGGGTTAGAGCTGATGGCGGATAATTCTATATGATAGACCAATGAGCTAGCCAGTACCAACAGGCCAGTCATTAAACCGATCATCCAAAGGCTTTGGTTGTAGGGTTTTAGATTGCCTAGATAGCCCTTGACCTTTAGGGATCTTGATTTACCACTACGCTGATCTATGGCATAAACGATTAGTGGAATAAAAATAGCTATTGAGCTAGAGGCAATGACTATTTTTGGGTATTGTGAGAGCCCCGTAATTATCAGGATTAAGCAATTAATAAGAGCAAAGAATAAATAAAATATAAAAGTAGCATTGATAAATTGCCTGTACTTTACCTGATATTTCTTATTTAAATAGATTGCTCTAAAGCCAGGACCGCTTTGTAAGGGTCCAAAAAAGTTAACTATAGAAGAATATCCAGTCAAAAAAAGATTATCAATCAGTGGCGTTTTCTTATCCAGATAGGAGAGGGTGAAATGAAGAATTAGAGAGTTTGCTACAATAGTTAACGTAAAAGCTGCAGTAAGTTTAATAAGGGTTACTATAGAAAGATTAGAAAGGATTGAGAGAGTATCAGGGTTGCTATAAAGGTATAGCCCGAAAATGCTGATTGTCAGGATAACTACTCCTGAGATTGTAGCATTACGAATTTTTTTATTATGGATCAGTTGAGAAATCATTACTGATCTTCGTATTGCAATTTTTTGATTCTTTCAAGCTGATCTTCAGTCAGGGTACGGTTGGTTTGTAGCATATCGGCAATGATTAAAAGTGAAACTGATAATAGTGATCCAATTAACATTGTAGAACCAAATATCAATGACTGAAGGTGTCCATCTCCTTTTCCTTGAATTGTATACAGGGCATAGCGAATAAAGGGAATGCCCCCTAGAATCAAAAATATTATAGCAAGTCTACCAAATACTTTCTTGGAATGAAACATGATATAGCTACGCAAAATTGCAGAGGCAGATTTGAACATATGTTGCCAAATATTCTTGAACAATCTTGATTCTCGTGTTTTTGGGTTGGTGGTAATAGGAATACTAACAATCTTGAGATGTTTATTACCAGCTTGAATGATAGTTTCCATGCAGTAGCTAAACTCTGTAATTATATTGATTCTATAAAGCGAATATCGCGAATAAGCCCTAAACCCACTTGCTGCATCCGGTAGATCCGTTTGGGCTGCTTGGTTAACTAGCCAGCTGCCAAAGCGTTGCATGATTTTTTTGAACCCAGAGAAATCAGTGATTTGAGCTGTTTGCCTATCTCCTATTACGATATCGGCCTGAAGGTCAATGATCGGCTTTACCAGTTCGCCAATCATTGATTGGGGGTATTGATTATCTCCATCAGTATTGACGACTATATCAGCTCCATGTTTTAGGGCATAATCAACCCCATCATGGAAGCTGCGAGCAAGACCCATATTGCGTTTGTGTTTGACGAAATGTTTTACACCATAATATTTTGCTACATCGATAGTATCATCAGATGACCCATCATCTATCACTAAGACTTCAATTTGATCTATGCCAGTAATTTTTTTTGGTATGGATTCTAAGACTAGACCCAATGTCTTCTCCTCGTTGAGACAGGGTACCTGGATGAATAACTTCATATTCTTATAGTATATCTTAATCTTATGTCAATCTCAAAATGTAGAGTTCGCATCTACAGTCTTCTACCTACTCCCAGATATTGAATATGGTGTTTGACTAGTAATTTGGGATCATAAGCATTGATGGCATCTACTAGCAGACCTTTTTTGCCCAACAAAGCTATTATCTGGGATGGTGTTAAGTTGCAAAATTCTGGCCATTCAGTTGCGACAATGATTGCATCGGGACTCTTGGGAATTTCGGATATAGAGCTAATTATTTGAATTCTTGAGTCAAGATCATTAAGATTGTTCTTGTCGACTACTGGGTCAAATACTGTTACCCTAGCTTGATTTGTTGCACAAATGTTGGCCATTGCAATACCGGGTGATTTTCTTGTATCACTTGTGCCCGACTTGAACGATAAGCCCAGTATGATAATTTGTTTATTATTTAGAGTGGTTAATTGATCCTTGAGCTTGTCGATAATATATTTGGGCATATTGGCATTGATTGCTTGAGTAGATTGCATTAGTGCAAGATCAATGCCATATTCCTTGGCACTAGAGATCAGGCCACTAACATCTTTTGGGAAACAACCACCACCATAACCCCGTCCAGCTCTCAAAAAAGCAGAACCTATACGTAGATCTGATCCAATGCCATCCATTATCTCTACTACGTCAGCATTAACCCTATCAGATAATATGGCAATTGAGTTAGCAAAACTAATTTTCATAGCTAGAAAGGCATTTGCTGTTACTTTAATCAGTTCGGCACTGTTTATCTCTGTAGTGATATATTGACAAGTTTTGCTTTGTTGATCAATTCCAGTTAGTTTTGTAATGATTTGACGGCTTGACTCGATTTGCTTGTAGACCTTGATCAGGCTATTAATAGCGTTGGCGTTGTTACCCCCTATGACTGTACGGTCTGGATAGAGGCTATCTGCTATAGCAGTGCCTTCACGCAAGAATTCAGGGTTCGATAGATAGTCAATAGTGAAGCTAGATTGGTTAAAAATGTCAATTAGACGATAACCGGTACCCACCGGTACGGTACTTTTTTGGACGTAGATTGTATCTCTTTTGATATATTCTAGTGTAGTTTTGGCAGCTTCAAAAATATAATCTAGATTTGAGCTACCATCTGGGTTGTCTGGTGTGCCTACGCAAGAGAATATGATATCTGATTGTGATACGGATAAAGAATAAGAATCAGTCGGTAATAACATTTTTTTGTTTAAGCCTTCTTGGATTAATCTGTCCAAACCTTTTTCATAGAAAAAAGATTTACCCGATCTTATGATATCTAAACGTTCTTGGTTGGGTTCTACCAAGTAGGTTTGATATCCAGACTGAGCTAGGATTGCCCCAGTAGTCAGTCCGACGTAGCCAGCTCCTAAGATAGTGATAGTTGGTG of the Candidatus Saccharibacteria bacterium genome contains:
- a CDS encoding glycosyltransferase; the encoded protein is MQINSHQPSLKLSIIGPTTPYRGGIVQYNTDLADSLKKLAKIDLFSFKKQYPKFLYPGNTDYQEIKKISKDIYYTLDSNNPLSWQRTIIMIKNQNPDAVLINWWTLFWQPAFWYISKKLQKSGIPVVFICHNLYDHDVTILGQKIPDKVLRITSERLLKVADGYLVHSSIDAQHLTKVIGKFNKPIITRSLPSPTGLPKPTNKKVINKKLELLFIGFIRPYKGVDILIEAYSKLSQVDRDRIHLNIVGETWGNKDQLINQLDQLNISHNLTYVSTQE
- a CDS encoding flippase-like domain-containing protein; this encodes MISQLIHNKKIRNATISGVVILTISIFGLYLYSNPDTLSILSNLSIVTLIKLTAAFTLTIVANSLILHFTLSYLDKKTPLIDNLFLTGYSSIVNFFGPLQSGPGFRAIYLNKKYQVKYRQFINATFIFYLFFALINCLILIITGLSQYPKIVIASSSIAIFIPLIVYAIDQRSGKSRSLKVKGYLGNLKPYNQSLWMIGLMTGLLVLASSLVYHIELSAISSNPINYKQSLIYTGAANLALFVSLTPGAIGFRESFLVLSQRLHGIATQDIIAASIIDRAYYVIFLFMIFVLILVAKHYNKINYLIRFNKSKKHQ
- a CDS encoding glycosyltransferase family 2 protein codes for the protein MKLFIQVPCLNEEKTLGLVLESIPKKITGIDQIEVLVIDDGSSDDTIDVAKYYGVKHFVKHKRNMGLARSFHDGVDYALKHGADIVVNTDGDNQYPQSMIGELVKPIIDLQADIVIGDRQTAQITDFSGFKKIMQRFGSWLVNQAAQTDLPDAASGFRAYSRYSLYRINIITEFSYCMETIIQAGNKHLKIVSIPITTNPKTRESRLFKNIWQHMFKSASAILRSYIMFHSKKVFGRLAIIFLILGGIPFIRYALYTIQGKGDGHLQSLIFGSTMLIGSLLSVSLLIIADMLQTNRTLTEDQLERIKKLQYEDQ
- a CDS encoding UDP-glucose/GDP-mannose dehydrogenase family protein codes for the protein MSRLNVNKTPTITILGAGYVGLTTGAILAQSGYQTYLVEPNQERLDIIRSGKSFFYEKGLDRLIQEGLNKKMLLPTDSYSLSVSQSDIIFSCVGTPDNPDGSSNLDYIFEAAKTTLEYIKRDTIYVQKSTVPVGTGYRLIDIFNQSSFTIDYLSNPEFLREGTAIADSLYPDRTVIGGNNANAINSLIKVYKQIESSRQIITKLTGIDQQSKTCQYITTEINSAELIKVTANAFLAMKISFANSIAILSDRVNADVVEIMDGIGSDLRIGSAFLRAGRGYGGGCFPKDVSGLISSAKEYGIDLALMQSTQAINANMPKYIIDKLKDQLTTLNNKQIIILGLSFKSGTSDTRKSPGIAMANICATNQARVTVFDPVVDKNNLNDLDSRIQIISSISEIPKSPDAIIVATEWPEFCNLTPSQIIALLGKKGLLVDAINAYDPKLLVKHHIQYLGVGRRL